A part of Pirellulales bacterium genomic DNA contains:
- a CDS encoding DUF5107 domain-containing protein has product MTCIHCRWGLTLAVFTACLAFNSAVHADSAPAQPQADSVRAWAEDVVIPTYAAGEPEPNPMFYFGRNSQGAQGRVYPYPLYDSLTNVKADKTYHEVFLENQYVRIGILPEIGGRLFEAVDKSNHYDFIYHQHVIKPALIGLIGAWISGGIEWNIPHHHRATTFLPVQSKMVDNADGSKTIWVGELEIRQRMNWAVGYTLHPGKSYLECQVRIINGTPVANSMLCFANVAVHVDDDYQVIFPPSTQYVTFHGKRDFTTWPIATTRFNGVDFTRGVNVSWYKNHQSANSMFAWNYTDDFFAGYDHGKQAGIVSVADHEVVPGKKFWTWGNGPRGKMWDKILTDDDGPYIELMAGAYSDNQPDYSWLAPYETKMFQMNWYPLRDIGGVKKANLDAAVNLEVTGHDATTAVAASAYKAAAVSPYKAATVGRAEPPTDTISTDDQSRARQQTAGAQNGARQKTLKLGFCTTAAHPDAKVLLTAGDKTLLEEKISIDPTKPFVKEIAIPADMDEHDLRASLSADNRELIAYSPVRLLPTVMPEPVTPPGPSKSIKTVEELYLAGQRIEQFNAPGQEPEPYWEEALARDPGDSQTNIALGIRQLKQAKFPEAEQHFRTALARLTKNYTSPKNGEPFYYLGVALVGQEKYDEAYDAFSKATWSQAWRGPAYFGAAQIDCRRGDFAKAMDDVNRSLDANDLNVPALALKSAVLRHLGRPEEALAVVEDGLHKIDPLDERLMTEHWLAATQAIKNLHGPAMHDQLAPTAVVFNDLKAAFLEHPAAALEAAVAYGDAGLWEDGGIALGLLIATADDKHRIPPLTYYYAAQFCQAAGKTDLAEDSWKQAAKLSPEYAFPFQWEAIAALRSAIKANPNDARAQYYLGNLLFDWQPDEAVKLWQQSEKLDPSFAIVHRNLAAAYTHQKSKPDMEKAIAELEQAVACQKKYALHFTELDELYAAKGTPPEKRLALLVQNHEVVAQRDDALSREIGLLVFAGKYDEAIQLMTGRVFSVWEGGTLDVAEHWVNAHLLRGRRELEAQHWQAAVDDFQAAKNIPSNLPNDRGAGGNRQAEIAYWTGVAYDGLGNADAATQAWQAATNATAAPADFRRRGEGRISDRQVQIYYQALAKRKLEQAADADKMLHNLIETAQTALDHGDEQPATAETFGPRLSPQARAALAHTIAGLGHLGLGEKDLAQADFEKALQAMPDSLLAHTELAALKEKAGQ; this is encoded by the coding sequence ATGACCTGTATCCATTGTCGTTGGGGGCTGACGCTGGCAGTTTTCACTGCCTGCTTGGCATTCAACTCCGCGGTTCATGCTGATTCTGCACCGGCACAGCCGCAGGCCGATTCCGTGCGGGCGTGGGCGGAAGATGTGGTCATTCCCACTTATGCCGCGGGCGAGCCGGAGCCGAACCCGATGTTTTACTTCGGCCGCAATTCGCAGGGCGCGCAAGGCCGGGTGTATCCGTATCCGCTGTACGATTCGCTCACCAACGTGAAGGCCGACAAAACCTATCACGAAGTGTTTTTGGAAAACCAGTACGTGCGGATCGGCATTTTGCCGGAAATTGGCGGGCGGCTGTTTGAAGCGGTCGATAAAAGCAACCACTACGATTTCATTTATCATCAGCACGTGATCAAGCCGGCACTCATCGGGCTAATCGGCGCCTGGATTTCCGGCGGCATCGAGTGGAACATTCCGCACCATCATCGGGCCACCACGTTTTTGCCCGTGCAGTCGAAAATGGTCGACAACGCTGACGGCAGCAAAACCATTTGGGTGGGCGAGCTGGAAATTCGGCAGCGAATGAACTGGGCCGTGGGTTACACGCTGCACCCTGGCAAAAGCTACTTGGAATGCCAGGTGCGCATTATCAACGGCACGCCCGTAGCCAACAGCATGCTGTGCTTTGCGAACGTGGCCGTGCACGTGGATGATGATTACCAGGTGATTTTTCCGCCGTCGACGCAGTATGTTACTTTTCACGGCAAGCGCGATTTTACCACCTGGCCCATCGCCACCACGCGGTTTAACGGAGTCGATTTTACCCGGGGCGTGAATGTCAGTTGGTATAAAAACCACCAGAGCGCGAATTCCATGTTCGCCTGGAATTACACCGACGATTTTTTCGCCGGCTACGATCATGGCAAGCAGGCTGGCATTGTCAGCGTCGCAGACCATGAAGTTGTCCCCGGCAAAAAATTCTGGACCTGGGGGAACGGACCTCGCGGAAAAATGTGGGACAAAATTTTGACCGATGATGATGGACCGTACATCGAACTGATGGCCGGGGCGTATTCGGACAACCAGCCCGACTACAGTTGGCTCGCGCCGTACGAAACCAAAATGTTCCAGATGAACTGGTACCCGCTGCGCGACATTGGCGGAGTAAAAAAGGCGAATTTAGACGCGGCCGTGAATTTGGAAGTTACCGGCCATGACGCGACAACCGCCGTGGCCGCCTCCGCTTATAAAGCCGCGGCCGTTTCTCCTTATAAAGCCGCGACCGTTGGTCGCGCCGAACCGCCAACCGACACAATATCAACCGATGATCAGAGCCGCGCGCGTCAGCAAACGGCTGGAGCGCAGAATGGCGCGCGTCAGAAGACGCTAAAACTCGGCTTCTGCACCACCGCGGCGCATCCAGACGCAAAGGTTTTATTAACCGCCGGCGATAAAACGCTGCTGGAGGAAAAGATTTCGATCGATCCGACGAAACCGTTCGTTAAAGAAATTGCGATCCCGGCCGATATGGATGAGCACGATCTGCGAGCCTCGCTGTCGGCCGACAATCGAGAGCTGATCGCATACTCGCCGGTGCGCTTGCTGCCAACGGTCATGCCGGAGCCGGTGACGCCGCCGGGACCGTCCAAGAGTATCAAAACGGTGGAGGAGTTATATTTGGCCGGGCAGCGGATCGAGCAGTTCAATGCGCCGGGGCAGGAGCCGGAGCCGTACTGGGAGGAGGCGCTGGCGCGCGATCCGGGCGATTCGCAAACGAACATCGCGCTGGGCATCCGGCAATTGAAGCAGGCGAAATTTCCGGAGGCGGAGCAGCATTTTCGCACGGCACTGGCGCGGTTGACGAAAAATTACACCTCGCCCAAGAATGGCGAGCCCTTTTATTACCTGGGCGTGGCGCTGGTGGGACAAGAAAAGTACGACGAAGCCTACGATGCGTTTTCGAAGGCCACCTGGAGCCAGGCGTGGCGCGGGCCGGCATATTTTGGGGCCGCGCAAATCGATTGCCGGCGTGGAGATTTTGCTAAGGCCATGGACGACGTCAATCGTTCGCTGGATGCCAACGATTTGAACGTCCCGGCACTGGCGCTGAAATCCGCCGTGCTGCGGCATTTGGGCCGGCCGGAAGAAGCGCTGGCGGTTGTCGAAGATGGCCTGCACAAAATCGACCCGCTCGATGAACGCTTGATGACGGAACATTGGCTAGCGGCCACGCAAGCAATCAAAAATCTTCACGGGCCGGCAATGCACGATCAACTTGCACCCACGGCTGTAGTGTTCAACGATTTAAAAGCCGCTTTCCTCGAACATCCAGCGGCAGCGCTGGAGGCCGCTGTGGCGTATGGTGATGCAGGCTTGTGGGAAGACGGCGGTATTGCACTGGGCCTGCTTATCGCCACGGCGGACGATAAGCACCGTATTCCGCCGCTAACCTATTACTATGCTGCGCAATTTTGCCAGGCTGCTGGCAAAACCGATCTAGCTGAAGACAGTTGGAAGCAAGCTGCGAAGCTGTCGCCGGAGTACGCTTTTCCGTTTCAATGGGAAGCGATTGCGGCCTTGCGCAGCGCGATCAAAGCCAATCCCAACGACGCCCGGGCGCAGTATTATTTGGGCAATTTGCTGTTCGACTGGCAGCCGGACGAAGCGGTGAAGTTGTGGCAGCAATCGGAAAAATTGGATCCGTCATTCGCCATCGTGCATCGGAACTTGGCGGCGGCGTATACCCATCAAAAGTCCAAGCCGGACATGGAAAAAGCGATTGCGGAATTGGAACAGGCCGTGGCCTGCCAGAAAAAATATGCGTTGCACTTCACGGAATTGGACGAGTTGTACGCGGCCAAGGGCACACCGCCGGAAAAGCGGCTGGCGCTGCTTGTGCAAAATCACGAGGTTGTCGCCCAGCGCGATGATGCGTTGTCGCGCGAAATTGGCTTGCTCGTGTTTGCCGGCAAGTATGATGAGGCGATTCAGTTGATGACCGGCCGCGTGTTCTCCGTGTGGGAAGGAGGCACGCTGGACGTGGCCGAGCACTGGGTGAACGCCCATTTGCTGCGTGGCCGGCGCGAACTGGAGGCACAACATTGGCAAGCGGCCGTGGACGATTTTCAAGCGGCGAAGAACATTCCTAGCAATTTGCCCAACGACCGCGGCGCCGGCGGCAATCGTCAGGCCGAAATTGCCTACTGGACCGGCGTGGCTTACGATGGTCTGGGAAATGCCGATGCCGCTACGCAAGCGTGGCAAGCAGCGACGAATGCTACGGCAGCGCCGGCCGATTTTCGCCGCCGCGGCGAAGGACGAATTTCCGATCGGCAAGTGCAAATTTATTATCAAGCCTTGGCCAAACGAAAACTTGAGCAGGCGGCCGACGCGGACAAAATGCTTCACAACCTAATCGAAACCGCGCAAACGGCGCTGGATCACGGCGACGAGCAACCTGCCACAGCGGAAACATTCGGCCCACGCCTGTCGCCGCAAGCTCGGGCAGCTTTGGCACATACGATCGCGGGTTTGGGCCATTTGGGCTTGGGCGAAAAAGATTTGGCCCAGGCGGATTTTGAAAAAGCGCTGCAGGCCATGCCCGATTCACTACTGGCGCACACGGAATTGGCGGCGCTAAAAGAAAAAGCCGGGCAGTAA